The following coding sequences are from one Brooklawnia cerclae window:
- a CDS encoding DUF1707 and DUF4870 domain-containing protein: protein MTSTPQWPLINSGDPSSSRPSTANPDAPVDEPQRDRAERFLHDAFRDGRLTTAEFERRFTSVMNASRRDQLAQAVEGIPARASSALTVMNDRFNANSRGRQAPPLPAAMPSPGTTGATLAHLSGLISSIFGPLVAYSIARPGTYMRREAAKAFNFQLVAGISFVAVAVIAGIIDFGGLVPLAWLAWFGFTIYGGVKAASGQDWANPVNRLTHLSPLPTDGR from the coding sequence ATGACTTCCACTCCGCAATGGCCTTTGATCAACAGCGGCGACCCGTCGTCCAGTCGGCCGTCGACCGCCAACCCCGATGCGCCCGTGGACGAGCCCCAGCGCGACCGCGCCGAGCGCTTCCTCCATGACGCCTTCCGCGATGGCCGTCTGACCACCGCGGAGTTCGAGCGCCGATTCACCTCGGTCATGAACGCTTCCCGGCGCGACCAACTCGCCCAGGCCGTGGAGGGGATCCCTGCCAGGGCGTCCAGCGCTCTCACCGTGATGAACGACCGGTTCAACGCCAACAGCCGAGGCCGTCAGGCGCCACCTCTGCCGGCCGCGATGCCGTCGCCGGGCACGACCGGTGCCACCCTCGCCCACCTGTCCGGCCTGATCAGCAGTATCTTCGGGCCGCTCGTCGCCTATTCGATCGCCCGGCCCGGCACCTACATGCGCCGCGAGGCGGCCAAGGCGTTCAACTTCCAACTGGTGGCTGGCATCAGTTTCGTCGCTGTCGCCGTCATAGCCGGGATCATCGACTTCGGCGGGCTTGTGCCGCTGGCCTGGCTGGCATGGTTCGGGTTCACGATCTACGGCGGCGTGAAGGCGGCGTCCGGCCAGGACTGGGCCAATCCCGTCAATCGGCTCACGCACCTGTCGCCTCTCCCGACCGACGGGCGGTGA
- the smpB gene encoding SsrA-binding protein SmpB yields the protein MPREKGRTVVAQNKKALHDYAIGDRVEAGLVLTGTEVKSLRAGRVSLLDAFATIDDGEAWLRNVNIPEYTFGTFHNHAAKRNRKLLLHRKELTRLERQVEDSGRTLIPLSIYFSDGYAKVELAVATGKRDWDKRQSIAARDAQRDTDRELAEHRRRRR from the coding sequence ATGCCCAGGGAAAAGGGTCGCACGGTGGTGGCGCAGAACAAGAAAGCGCTGCACGACTATGCCATCGGCGATCGCGTGGAGGCCGGGCTGGTCCTCACCGGCACGGAGGTCAAGTCGTTGCGGGCGGGGCGGGTCAGTCTGCTGGACGCGTTCGCGACCATCGACGACGGCGAAGCATGGCTCCGCAACGTGAACATCCCCGAATACACATTCGGGACGTTCCACAACCATGCGGCCAAACGGAACCGCAAGCTCCTGCTGCACCGCAAGGAGCTCACCCGGCTCGAACGCCAGGTGGAGGATTCGGGCCGTACCCTCATCCCCTTGTCGATCTACTTCTCCGACGGCTATGCGAAAGTCGAACTGGCCGTCGCGACCGGCAAACGCGACTGGGACAAGCGGCAGTCCATCGCCGCTCGCGACGCGCAACGCGACACCGATCGAGAGCTCGCCGAGCACCGTCGCCGACGTCGCTGA
- the prfB gene encoding peptide chain release factor 2 — MAVADLPERISELDRSLTSIEVVVDPETKKAQIAELEQEAAAPDLWNDQENAQRVTSRLSRLQAEVERVEGLRRRLDDVQVLLELATEEGDQASLAEAEREVAGLGGEIEALEVRTLLSGEYDERDALVTIRSEAGGVDAADFASMLLRMYERWAERHGYPIEVYDVSYAEEAGIKSATFTVKIPYAYGTLSVEQGTHRLVRISPFDNQGRRQTSFAGVEVLPVVEETDHIDIPEQDIRVDVFRSSGPGGQSVNTTDSAVRITHLPTGLVVSCQNEKSQIQNKAAALRVLQARLLEKARKDREAEMNALKSDGNSWGSQMRSYVLHPYQMVKDLRTNYETGNTDAVFDGDIDPFIDAGIRWRRRDEANA; from the coding sequence GTGGCAGTTGCAGACCTTCCCGAGCGCATCAGCGAACTCGATCGCTCATTGACGTCCATCGAGGTTGTCGTCGATCCGGAGACCAAGAAAGCGCAGATCGCCGAGCTCGAGCAGGAGGCCGCGGCCCCCGACCTGTGGAACGACCAGGAGAACGCTCAGCGCGTCACCAGTCGGCTCTCGCGGCTCCAGGCCGAGGTGGAGCGGGTGGAGGGCCTGCGTCGCCGGTTGGACGATGTGCAGGTGCTGCTGGAGCTCGCCACCGAGGAGGGTGACCAGGCGAGCCTCGCCGAGGCCGAGCGTGAGGTCGCCGGTCTGGGCGGCGAGATCGAGGCGCTCGAGGTACGTACCCTGCTGTCGGGGGAGTACGACGAGCGGGACGCCCTGGTGACGATCCGGTCGGAGGCCGGGGGAGTGGACGCGGCGGACTTCGCGTCCATGCTCCTGCGCATGTATGAGCGTTGGGCCGAGCGTCATGGCTACCCGATCGAGGTGTACGACGTCAGCTACGCCGAGGAGGCGGGCATCAAGTCGGCCACCTTCACGGTGAAGATCCCCTACGCCTACGGCACGCTGTCCGTTGAGCAGGGGACGCACCGTCTCGTCCGTATCAGCCCCTTCGACAACCAGGGACGACGCCAGACCAGTTTCGCGGGCGTCGAGGTGTTGCCCGTCGTGGAGGAGACCGACCACATCGACATCCCCGAGCAGGACATCCGCGTGGACGTGTTCCGCAGCTCCGGCCCGGGTGGCCAGTCGGTGAACACCACCGACTCCGCGGTGCGCATCACCCACCTGCCGACCGGTCTGGTGGTGAGCTGTCAGAACGAGAAGAGCCAGATCCAGAACAAGGCGGCGGCGTTGCGTGTCCTGCAGGCGCGGCTGCTCGAGAAGGCCCGCAAGGATCGCGAGGCCGAGATGAACGCGTTGAAGTCCGACGGGAACTCCTGGGGCTCACAGATGCGCAGCTATGTGCTGCATCCCTATCAGATGGTCAAGGATCTCCGGACCAACTACGAGACCGGTAACACCGACGCTGTGTTCGACGGCGACATCGACCCGTTCATCGACGCGGGTATCCGTTGGCGCCGCCGCGACGAGGCGAACGCGTAG
- the ftsX gene encoding permease-like cell division protein FtsX, producing the protein MRHTFRETWSGLKRNASMTIAVIVTMTVSLTLFGLSVMTFQEVDRVKGRWYDRIEISVFLCTEDSAGTSQSGTCEPGEGTSDVQRENIQTRLEQNVDVQEVFYESKQEAYDDYRRTYADSPLLDSLTVDQMQDSFRVKLKDPENYQGVVAEAQSLPGVQNVLDLHEVLDPIFSVLNGLQWGTMGMSVLLLVAAMLQIGNTIRMSAFTRRREIGIMRLVGASNVYIMLPFLLESLFAGLISAALSGAALLGTYFFLIDRNAKVSIQALPWITWSNAWLAVGAVAIVAVVLSIVPTLITTRRYLRV; encoded by the coding sequence ATGCGGCACACCTTTCGGGAGACGTGGTCGGGGCTGAAGCGCAACGCTTCGATGACGATCGCCGTCATCGTGACGATGACCGTCTCGTTGACCCTCTTCGGGCTGTCGGTCATGACCTTCCAGGAGGTCGATCGGGTCAAGGGCCGGTGGTACGACAGGATCGAGATCTCGGTCTTCCTGTGCACCGAGGATTCGGCCGGGACGAGCCAGAGCGGCACCTGCGAACCGGGGGAGGGCACCTCCGACGTACAGCGCGAGAACATCCAGACCCGGCTCGAGCAGAACGTCGATGTGCAGGAGGTCTTCTACGAGTCCAAGCAGGAGGCCTACGACGACTATCGGCGCACCTACGCCGACTCGCCCCTCCTCGACTCCCTGACCGTCGACCAGATGCAGGACTCGTTCCGGGTCAAACTCAAGGATCCCGAGAACTATCAGGGAGTGGTGGCCGAGGCACAGAGCCTGCCCGGCGTCCAGAACGTGCTCGACCTCCACGAGGTGCTCGACCCGATCTTCTCGGTGCTCAACGGCCTTCAGTGGGGGACGATGGGTATGTCCGTGCTGCTGCTCGTCGCCGCCATGCTGCAGATCGGGAACACCATCCGCATGTCCGCGTTCACGCGCCGGCGCGAGATAGGCATCATGCGTCTGGTCGGTGCGTCCAACGTCTACATCATGTTGCCGTTCCTGCTGGAATCGCTGTTCGCGGGCCTCATCAGTGCCGCGTTGTCCGGGGCCGCACTCCTGGGCACGTACTTCTTCCTGATCGACCGCAACGCTAAAGTCTCAATCCAGGCTTTACCCTGGATTACCTGGTCAAACGCGTGGTTGGCCGTCGGAGCGGTTGCCATAGTGGCGGTTGTGCTGTCTATCGTGCCCACATTGATCACCACGCGCAGGTATCTGCGCGTCTGA
- the ftsE gene encoding cell division ATP-binding protein FtsE gives MITFEDVSKIYPGQSKPALRHINLQVDKGEFVFLVGTSGSGKSTFLRLILREYRASSGRIFVLGKELGRLHQWKVPALRRQIGTVFQDFRLLPGKTVHENVAFGLQVLGRPSAEIKRTVPEIIDLVGLSGKEDRQPEELSGGEQQRVAIARAIANRPKILIADEPTGNLDPQTSVGIMKLLDRINKRDTTVIMATHDQTIVDQMRKRVIELDQGNLVRDQVRGVYGTA, from the coding sequence GTGATCACATTCGAGGACGTGTCGAAGATATACCCGGGCCAGTCGAAGCCCGCTCTCCGGCACATCAACCTCCAGGTCGACAAGGGAGAGTTCGTCTTCCTTGTAGGTACGTCGGGGTCGGGCAAGTCGACCTTCTTGCGGCTGATCCTGCGCGAGTACCGCGCGTCGTCCGGGCGGATCTTCGTCCTCGGCAAGGAACTGGGACGACTCCACCAATGGAAAGTGCCCGCATTGCGGCGCCAGATCGGCACGGTGTTCCAGGACTTCCGCCTGTTGCCCGGCAAGACGGTGCACGAGAACGTCGCCTTCGGCCTGCAGGTGCTCGGCCGGCCCAGCGCCGAGATCAAGCGCACGGTGCCGGAGATCATCGACCTCGTCGGCTTGTCCGGCAAGGAGGATCGTCAACCCGAAGAGCTGTCGGGCGGCGAGCAGCAGCGTGTCGCCATCGCGCGGGCTATCGCCAACCGTCCCAAGATCCTCATCGCCGACGAGCCCACCGGCAACCTCGACCCACAGACGAGCGTCGGCATCATGAAGCTGCTCGACCGCATCAACAAGCGGGACACGACGGTCATCATGGCCACCCACGACCAGACGATCGTCGACCAGATGCGCAAGCGGGTCATCGAACTCGACCAGGGCAACCTCGTACGCGACCAGGTTCGCGGCGTCTACGGCACCGCCTAG
- a CDS encoding peptidoglycan DD-metalloendopeptidase family protein yields MTRGLSRAAGGHSRYTAKRRAPWLGRALAGIIVIGAVVGIAVPAHADDLDDQQAALQSELDASSQSVDEGYSQLSQATDAVSASRQALADAQAVLAKAQSDRDAAQAEDAKKAEELDSANQALDDAKARVAEGQAAVTAQQKKAASDLAVSHQQNTAMMAVGMLFTDSEDPTNVSSRIQWASTLYQANASELNRLTELQLQLQNEQASLAQLEDQARVAREAAADQLSATQAAEQAADDAAAAVSDLVAQNETAEATAADALSARQAAYADMQAQMDDVTAQINARNAQRVAAAAAAQQSSSSGSSSNSGSSGSGSSNSGGSSSSGGSSSGSGFPLYMPANGPYTSPFGYRYNPVYGYSELHDGLDIGASCGTNVYAAASGVVTQAIPAASSGGWGNRVVIDNGWISGVQVSTGYNHMTNYIVSVGQSVSRGQVIGYVGTTGLSTGCHLHFHVWINGSVTDPAPYL; encoded by the coding sequence GTGACTCGAGGACTTTCCCGGGCCGCCGGCGGCCACTCGAGGTACACGGCTAAGCGGCGTGCGCCCTGGCTCGGCCGGGCGCTCGCCGGCATCATCGTCATCGGGGCGGTCGTGGGCATCGCGGTCCCGGCCCATGCCGACGACCTGGACGATCAGCAGGCGGCTCTGCAAAGCGAGTTGGACGCCAGCAGCCAGTCGGTCGACGAGGGCTACTCGCAGCTGTCGCAGGCGACCGACGCGGTGTCGGCATCCCGTCAGGCACTCGCCGACGCGCAGGCCGTCCTGGCCAAGGCGCAGAGCGACCGGGACGCGGCCCAGGCCGAGGACGCCAAGAAGGCCGAGGAACTCGATTCTGCGAACCAGGCGCTCGACGATGCCAAGGCCCGCGTCGCCGAAGGACAGGCGGCGGTGACGGCGCAGCAGAAGAAGGCGGCGTCCGATCTGGCCGTCAGCCACCAGCAGAACACCGCGATGATGGCGGTCGGCATGCTCTTCACCGACAGCGAGGACCCCACCAACGTCAGCTCACGCATCCAGTGGGCGTCCACCCTCTACCAGGCGAATGCCTCCGAACTGAACCGGCTCACCGAACTGCAGCTGCAGCTGCAGAACGAGCAGGCGTCCCTGGCCCAGCTCGAGGACCAGGCACGCGTCGCTCGCGAGGCCGCGGCCGACCAGCTCTCGGCGACGCAGGCCGCGGAACAGGCCGCGGATGACGCCGCAGCCGCGGTGTCCGATCTGGTCGCCCAGAACGAGACCGCCGAGGCAACCGCCGCGGACGCGTTGTCGGCGCGACAGGCGGCCTATGCGGACATGCAGGCCCAGATGGATGACGTCACCGCCCAGATCAACGCGCGCAACGCGCAGCGTGTGGCGGCTGCCGCAGCTGCTCAGCAGAGCAGCTCCAGTGGCTCGTCGAGCAACTCCGGGTCGTCGGGAAGTGGTTCGTCGAACAGCGGCGGTTCGTCCAGTAGCGGCGGGTCGTCGTCCGGATCGGGCTTCCCGCTCTATATGCCGGCCAACGGCCCCTACACCTCGCCCTTCGGCTACCGGTACAACCCGGTGTACGGCTACTCCGAACTGCACGACGGCCTCGACATCGGCGCCTCCTGCGGGACGAACGTCTACGCGGCCGCGTCCGGCGTGGTCACCCAGGCGATCCCCGCGGCCTCCAGCGGTGGCTGGGGCAACCGGGTGGTCATCGACAACGGCTGGATCAGCGGCGTGCAGGTCAGCACCGGCTACAACCACATGACGAACTACATCGTCAGCGTCGGTCAGTCCGTCAGCCGCGGACAGGTCATCGGGTACGTCGGGACGACCGGTCTGTCGACCGGCTGCCACCTGCACTTCCACGTGTGGATCAACGGCAGCGTGACCGACCCGGCTCCCTACCTGTGA
- a CDS encoding acyltransferase family protein, producing the protein MKPSSSAAPAIDVRPAASTFRPEIQGLRAICMLQVMGFHAWQVGSPIGVDVFLMISAYLLAGSFIRRSESGTMPSLPDQWLRLFKRLLPPLVLAIWFAVTLTYMFLPRTRRPEILEQAIASLFYFQNWRLLGNQTDYYAAEHSLSSPLMHLWSMSMQGQVFLIWPLLMAACVLIARRLGKRIRVIAMAGFGTLAVASMIWLLVARATEYQGLYFDTRSRIWEFALGSMVAVVAPLVRVPDRWKAVIGWGGLGTIVLFSLVSIGTYPGPMATIPMLAAATVLTVGTADAPGGLARFLSLRPLVALGDISYALYLVHWPIIAVYLGAREQDQLSPAEGVVLIMVSIGTATLLTKWVDAPLRRLPWTNSSLWHKAAVVATSLAVGVAPIAFLEHRQDVRASESPVGDHPGARVFSAGELDDPARQFGVDTVPIPEARGESWAGLPDACDGAYAAIDRREKATCAQQLPDDGVYTSTVVAIGDSHMEQLLPAITPGYLADGARVVTLLLGGCQFRPPTDDQVETCVAWNQDVLATVAAEAPDTVLFYATAASADTPDVAVAGIEEYVRVLADAGVTRLIGVRDNPRFPFDMYECSLGVTTTNPVTGCMVSRSMIYSETMPDADLSEIEGYMSLDLSDVICTGNVCPGVIGGVNVYLDDNHLTREFSESMADITRERLRSTSI; encoded by the coding sequence GTGAAACCGAGCAGTTCGGCGGCTCCCGCGATCGACGTACGACCGGCCGCATCAACATTCCGGCCAGAGATCCAGGGGTTGCGCGCCATCTGCATGCTCCAGGTCATGGGCTTCCACGCCTGGCAGGTCGGCTCCCCGATCGGCGTGGACGTGTTCTTGATGATCAGCGCGTACCTGCTTGCGGGCTCGTTCATCCGCCGCAGTGAGAGCGGGACGATGCCGAGCCTGCCCGACCAGTGGCTGCGCCTGTTCAAGCGCCTGCTGCCTCCGCTCGTACTCGCGATCTGGTTCGCCGTGACCCTCACCTACATGTTCCTCCCGCGCACGAGGCGCCCGGAGATCCTCGAGCAGGCGATCGCGTCCCTGTTCTACTTCCAGAACTGGCGACTCCTCGGCAACCAGACCGACTACTACGCCGCCGAGCATTCGCTGTCCAGCCCGCTCATGCACCTGTGGTCGATGTCGATGCAGGGGCAGGTCTTCCTCATCTGGCCGTTGCTGATGGCCGCGTGCGTGCTCATCGCGCGCCGTCTGGGCAAACGGATCCGTGTGATCGCGATGGCCGGTTTCGGCACACTCGCGGTCGCGAGCATGATCTGGCTGCTCGTGGCCCGGGCGACGGAGTACCAGGGTCTGTATTTCGACACCCGCTCACGCATCTGGGAATTCGCCCTGGGATCGATGGTGGCCGTCGTCGCTCCCCTGGTGCGCGTCCCCGATCGATGGAAGGCGGTCATCGGATGGGGAGGGCTGGGCACGATCGTCCTGTTCTCCCTGGTCTCCATCGGCACCTACCCCGGCCCGATGGCCACAATCCCGATGCTCGCCGCCGCCACCGTCCTCACCGTCGGCACCGCGGACGCCCCCGGCGGCCTCGCCCGATTCCTGTCGCTGAGGCCACTGGTGGCCCTGGGCGACATCTCCTACGCGCTGTACCTGGTGCACTGGCCTATCATCGCGGTGTACCTCGGCGCCCGCGAACAGGACCAGCTCTCGCCGGCCGAGGGTGTGGTGCTGATCATGGTCTCTATCGGCACCGCTACGCTGCTCACCAAGTGGGTCGACGCTCCCCTGCGCCGTCTTCCCTGGACGAACTCCTCGCTGTGGCACAAAGCGGCCGTCGTGGCGACCTCGCTGGCGGTCGGCGTCGCACCGATCGCGTTCCTCGAGCACCGGCAGGACGTCCGGGCGAGCGAGTCACCCGTCGGTGATCATCCGGGGGCCCGCGTCTTCTCCGCGGGTGAGTTGGACGACCCGGCTCGTCAGTTCGGGGTCGACACCGTGCCGATCCCCGAGGCCAGGGGCGAGAGCTGGGCCGGCCTGCCCGATGCCTGTGACGGTGCGTACGCAGCCATCGATCGACGCGAGAAAGCCACGTGCGCCCAACAGCTCCCGGACGACGGGGTCTACACCTCGACGGTCGTGGCCATCGGTGACTCCCACATGGAGCAATTGCTGCCGGCCATCACACCCGGCTATCTCGCCGACGGGGCCCGCGTCGTCACGCTTCTGCTCGGCGGCTGCCAGTTCCGTCCCCCCACCGACGACCAGGTCGAGACCTGCGTCGCCTGGAATCAGGACGTGCTGGCGACGGTGGCCGCCGAAGCCCCCGACACGGTCCTGTTCTACGCGACGGCCGCGTCCGCGGACACACCTGACGTCGCGGTCGCCGGCATCGAGGAGTACGTGCGCGTCCTGGCCGATGCGGGTGTCACGAGGCTCATCGGCGTACGCGACAACCCACGCTTCCCCTTCGACATGTACGAGTGCTCGCTCGGCGTGACCACCACCAACCCTGTGACCGGGTGCATGGTGTCGAGATCGATGATCTACTCCGAGACCATGCCGGACGCCGACCTGAGCGAGATCGAGGGCTACATGTCGCTCGACCTGTCCGACGTGATCTGCACCGGCAACGTGTGCCCGGGAGTCATCGGCGGCGTCAACGTCTATCTCGACGACAATCACCTGACCAGGGAGTTCTCCGAGTCGATGGCCGACATCACCAGGGAACGGCTCAGAAGCACCAGCATCTGA